The following nucleotide sequence is from Synechococcus sp. CBW1004.
GCAGCGCCAGCGCACCGGGCCAGGCGGGGATCGCCTCCGGATCGAGATGGACGCTCAGACCCGGGCTGAGGGCCACCATCTCGCCGAGATGGCCCAGCAGGCCGAAGCCGGTGATGTCGGTGCAGGCGTGGCAGCCGTGGGCGGCCAGCAGCGCCACCAGAGGGGCCTGAGACCCCTGCAGTCCCGCCAGCAGGGCATCGAGATCGGCCGGATCGGCTGCGCCCGCCATCGCCGCCGCCAGCAGCACGCCGCTGCCGAGGGGCCGGCTGAGCAGCAGCGCATCGCCCGGCTGCAGGGGGCCCTTGGGCCAGGGATCGCCCACCACCACCGGCCCCTGCACCGTCAGCGCCAGCGCAGGCCCGGCGCCGTCGCGAGCTTCGAGGGTGTGGCCTCCGATCAGCCGCGCTCCGAGCGGCTCGAGCACCGAGCGCACACCGGCCAGGCTCTGCACCAACTGCTCCTCCTGCAGATCCGGCGCGGCCTGGGGCACGGTCACCAATGCCTGCACGCTGTCCACCCGGGCGCCGCAGGCCCAGAGATCGCTGCAGGCGTGCAGGGTGGTGAGGCGGGCGTTGAGCCAGGGGTCCTCCACCAGGGCGGGGAAGCCATCGACGCTCTGCAGCAGCAGCGCACCGGTCTCGCTGCGGCCCAGCGGCACCGCATCCTCGGCTGACGGCGCCGGATCCTCGGGATCGAGCCGGGCCAGGGCGGCGGCCAGCGGTGCGGCGGCCAGCTTGGCGGCGCAGCCGCGGCAGGCCATCGCAGCGGTGGTCTGGGCCGGCGGCGGCTCGGGTTCGCCATCCGCTGTGCCCAGCCTGCGCATGAAGCGCCGATCGATGTGGTCCTTCCAGCGGCCGAGGGCCGTGCTGGGCCCAAAGGCGAAGGGCCCCCACAGGGCCAGAGCGGCGAAGGGCGTCGGGCTCTCCCCAGGCTGGGTTCCAGCCGCCGTCGAGCCATCGGCCAGAAGCTGCAGCGCCCATCGCTGCGGCCGCCAGCGCTGCAGCGGAGCGCCGGGATCGCGGAGCCGACGGCACAGGTTCTCGGCAAGCACCGGCGCGGCCCGCACCGCCCACACCCCGGAAGGCGGCCGAGGATCGGTGTGGATCAGGCCGCAGTCGCCGCTGACGAAGAGGGCGTCATGGCCGCACACTGTCAGATCGGCCTCGCTCAGCACGCGGCCGCTGACGGGATCCACCGGCAGACCGGCGGCCGCCAGCCAGGCCGGCGCCCGGCTGCCGGTGCAGAGCAGATCGGCAGGGGCCTGCGGCGGCGCCTGCCGCGCGATCGTGACTCCGGCGCGTCGCAGCAGCCGCTCGCCGGAGTGGTTGGCGGCCTCCGAGCCCAGATGCAGGCTGTCGCCGCGCAGGAGCACGACACAGTCCGTGCCGCGGCGCCGCAGGGCCAGGGCCAGCTCCACGGCGGCGGCACCACCACCGCGCAGGCGCAATCGCCGGCCGGGTTCGAGCCGCTCGCACCAGGCCAGGAAGGGCTCCAGCGGTTTGACGGGCATCGGCGTGGCTCCTGGAGCAGCCCCGCCCGCATCGGTGACGGCCCCCACATCCAGGCTCAGCAGCTCGTACGCCAGTGGCGGTCGCCCCCGCAGCCGCAACCTCCGGGCGGCGCCATCGAGGCCTTCGATCTCGGCCTGAACGAAGGCCACTCCTGCCTGCCGGCACAGCTGGCGCAGATCGATGCTGCACTGGCGGCGCTGGTAGATCCC
It contains:
- the selD gene encoding selenide, water dikinase SelD, with translation MEPDARIDAVQGHVPSLPEPSRQRLLLAGGGHSHALLLRMWAMRPRLRPAGTEITLVSRCGSSLYSGMVPGLVAGIYQRRQCSIDLRQLCRQAGVAFVQAEIEGLDGAARRLRLRGRPPLAYELLSLDVGAVTDAGGAAPGATPMPVKPLEPFLAWCERLEPGRRLRLRGGGAAAVELALALRRRGTDCVVLLRGDSLHLGSEAANHSGERLLRRAGVTIARQAPPQAPADLLCTGSRAPAWLAAAGLPVDPVSGRVLSEADLTVCGHDALFVSGDCGLIHTDPRPPSGVWAVRAAPVLAENLCRRLRDPGAPLQRWRPQRWALQLLADGSTAAGTQPGESPTPFAALALWGPFAFGPSTALGRWKDHIDRRFMRRLGTADGEPEPPPAQTTAAMACRGCAAKLAAAPLAAALARLDPEDPAPSAEDAVPLGRSETGALLLQSVDGFPALVEDPWLNARLTTLHACSDLWACGARVDSVQALVTVPQAAPDLQEEQLVQSLAGVRSVLEPLGARLIGGHTLEARDGAGPALALTVQGPVVVGDPWPKGPLQPGDALLLSRPLGSGVLLAAAMAGAADPADLDALLAGLQGSQAPLVALLAAHGCHACTDITGFGLLGHLGEMVALSPGLSVHLDPEAIPAWPGALALLQRGFASTLAPANARALALLEGPIHLVGAEGETLAEPEQGSPAAARRDLLLDPQTCGPLLAALPGQRAAAALAALQQAGFAQAAVIGTVR